Sequence from the Amycolatopsis sp. NBC_00345 genome:
TGGCACGACGCCGAGGTGGCCGGGATCCCCGCGCGGGTCTGCCGGATCAGCTTCTCCGGCGAGCTGGCCTACGAGGTGAATGTGCCGTCCTGGTACGGAACCGCGCTGTGGGAGTCGCTGATGGACGCCGGCGCCGAGTACGGCATCACGCCGTACGGCACCGAGACCATGCACGTGCTGCGCGCCGAGAAGGGCTACCCGATCATCGGGCAGGAGACCGACGCCACGGTCACCCCGCAGGACCTCGGCATGTCCTGGGCGGTGTCGAAGAAGAAGGCCGACTTCCTCGGCAAGCGCTCGTTCGCGCGGGCGGAGAACAACCGGCCCGACCGCAAGCAGCTCGTCGGCCTGCTGCCCGTGGACCCCGCGGTGCGGCTGCCCGAGGGCGCGCAGTTGATCGAGACCCCTCACGTGCCCAATCCGCCGGTGCGGATGCTCGGCCACGTGACGTCCAGCTACCGCAGCGCGGCGCTGGATCGGACCTTCGCGCTGGCCCTGGTGCGCTCCGGGCACGAGCGCGTCGGCGAGACGCTGTACGTGCCCGTCGGCGATCAGGTCGTGCCGGTGACGGTGACCGGTTCCGTGCTCTTCGACCAGGAAGGAACCCGCCGTGACGGCTGAAATCCTGCGCCGCGCGCCACTCGGGGATGCGGCGCTTCCCGCGGTACTCGGCGCCGAGGAGCGACCGTTCCTGACTCAGCTAACGCTGCGAGTGCGTGAGGGCCACGAGGCGGTGGGCGCCGTGCTCGGCGTCCCGCTGCCGTTGGCGCCCTGCACTTTCGCCTCTGGAACGGGGGACTTCGGGGCCGTCGACGTGCTGTGGCTGGGCCCGGACGAGTACCTCGTGCTCGCCGCTCCCGGCGTGGCCGGGCTGGAACCCGCCGTGCGGGCGGCGATCGGGGTGGGCGCGGTGACCGACGTTTCGGCGCAGCGCACCACCGTGGCTCTCTCCGGTCCGGCGGTGCGCGACGTGCTGGCCCACGGCTGCTCGATCGACCTGCACCCGAAGGCGGCGCCGCCTGGCACCTGCGTGCAGACCCTGCTCGCGCGGACCGGCGTCATCCTCCTGGTCCGCGGGGACGACGAGTACACGGTCCTGGTCCGGCAGTCGTTCGCGGCCTACTTCGCCGCGTGGCTGGCCGACGCCGCACTCGAATACCGGGAGCAGACATGACCCAGCACTTCACCTTGACCCTCCGCTGCCCGGAACGCTCGGGCATCGTGCACGCCGTCACGACGTTCCTCGTCGGCCGCGGCTGCGACATCGTGGAGCACCAGCAGTTCGACGACGACGTCCGCGGCTCGCTGTTCCTGCGCACCGCGTTCAGCTGCAGTGAGTCCACTGTGGACGACCTGACCCGCGCCTTCGCACCGGTGGCCGGCGAGTTCGGCATGGAGTTCCAGTTCTCCGGCGCCGAGCCGGACCGGGTGCTGGTGATGGTCTCGAAGTTCGGGCACTGCCTCAACGACCTGCTGTTCCGCTGGCGCGCGGGCAGCCTCGGCGCGGAGATCGCGCTGGTGGTGTCGAACCACGAGGACCTGCGCCCGATGGCGGAGGCGGCCGGCGTGCCGTTCGCGCACGTGCCGGTCACGCCCGCCACGAAGGCCGAGGCGGAGCAACGGCTGCTGGACCTGGTCGGCGAGCACTCGATCGACCTCGTGGTGCTGGCCCGCTACATGCAGGTCCTCTCCGACGAGCTGTGCGCGAAGCTGCAGGGCCGCGCGATCAACATCCACCACTCGTTCCTGCCCGGCTTCAAGGGCGCCAAGCCCTACCACCAGGCCTACGACCGCGGCGTCAAGTACGTCGGCGCCACCGCCCACTACGTCACCCCGGCGCTGGACGAGGGCCCGATCATCGAGCAGGAAGTGCAGCGCGTCGACCACACGCACTCGCCGCGCGCGCTGGTCACCGTCGGCCGCGACGCCGAGGCGCTCGCGCTTTCGCGCGCCGTGCGCTGGCACTGCGAGCGCCGCGTCCTGCTCAACGGCAACAGCACCGTCGTCTTCCGCTGACCCACCAAGGAGTTCTCATGACCCGTGTCGTGATCATCGGCGCCGGCATCGTGGGCGCCAACCTCGCCGACGAGCTGACCGCCCGCGGCTGGACCGACGTCACCGTGCTCGACCAGGGGCCGCTCCCGCTCACTGGCGGCTCGACCTCCCACGCGCCCGGCCTGGTGTTCCAGACGAACGCGTCGAAGGCGATGACGGAGTTCGCGAGCTACACCGTCGAGAAGCTCCGCTCGCTCGAAGTGGACGGGCTCCCGTGCTTCAACCAGGTCGGCGGGATGGAGGTGGCGAGCACCCCGGCGCGGTGGCACGACCTCAAGCGCAAACAGGGCTGGGCGACGTCGTGGGGTGTCGAGGCGCGGCTGATCGACGCCGCCGAATGCGTCGAGCGATGGCCGCTGCTCGACGGTTCATCGGTCCTCGGCGCGCTGTATGTACCGACCGACGGGTTGGCCAAGGCGTCACGCGCGGTGGTCGCGCTGGCGCGGCGGGCGGAGTCGCGGGGCGCGCGGTTCGTCGGCTCGACGCGGGTGACCGGCGTCCGGCAGTCGGGCGGGCGCGTCACCGGGGTCGAGACGGACCAGGGCGAGTTCGCGGCGGACGTCGTCGTGTCGTGCGCCGGGTTCTGGGGCCGGGAGATCGGCGCCATGGTCGGGCTGGACGTGCCGCTGCTGCCGCTCGCGCACCAGTACGCGAAGACCGGGCAGATCGCGGAGCTGATCGGCCGCAACACCGAGGCGGGCGAGGCGAGCCTGCCGATCCTGCGCCACCAGGACCAGGACCTGTACTTCCGTGAGCACGTCGACCGGATCGGCATCGGCTCGTACGCGCACCGGCCGATGCCGGTCGAGCCGCTCGCCGCCTCGGCCGAGGTGACCGAATCGTCGATGCCGTCGATGCTCCCGTTCACCGAAGAGGACTTCGCGCCGTCGTGGGAGGAGGGCCGGCTGCTGCTGCCGGCCCTGCGGCAGGCGAAGGTCGAGGAGGGCTTCAACGGGATCTTCTCCTTCACCCCGGACGGCCAGTCGCTGGTGGGGGAGTCCACGGAGGTCCGCGGCTTCTGGGTCGCCGAGGCGATCTGGGTGACGCATTCGGCGGGCATCGCCAAGGCCGTCGCCGAGCAGCTGGTGCACGGCCGGTCCGAGACCGACCTGCACGAGCTGGACCTCCACCGGTTCGAGGACGTGCAGCTGGCGCCGGAGTACGTGAGCGAGACCTCGCAGCAGAACTTCGTGGAGATCTACGACGTGCTGCACCCGCTGCAGCCGAAGCTCTCGCCGCGGAACCTTCGGGTGAGCCCGTTCCACGCCCGGCAGCGTGAGCTGGGCGCGGTGTTCCTGGAGGCCGCCGGCTGGGAGCGGCCGCACTGGTTCGAGGCCAACGCGCCGCTGTTGAAGCAGCTCCCGCACGACTACCTGCCGCCCGCCCGGGACAGCTGGGCCGCGCAGTTCCACTCGCCGATCGCGGCGGCCGAGGCGTGGCACACGCGCAACGGCGTCGCGCTGTACGACATGACCCCGCTCAAACGGGTCGAGGTCAGCGGGCCCGGGGCGCTGGATTTCCTGCAGCGGCTCACGACGAACCAGCTCGACAAGTCCGTCGGCTCGGTCACGTACACCCTCATGCTCGACGAGGCGGGCGGCGTGCGCAGCGACGTCACCGTGGCGCGGCTGGAGCCGGACGTGTTCCAGGTGGGCATCAACGGGAACATCGACGTCGCGTACTTCCGCTCGCTGCTGCCCGCGGACGTCCGCGTCCGGGACATCACGGGCGCGACCTGTTGCATCGGCGTCTGGGGGCCGCTCGCGCGGGATCTGGTGCAGCCACTGTCGCGAGAGGACTTCTCGCACACCGGGCTGAAGTACTTCCGCGCGCGGAAGGCCCGGATCGCCGGCGTCCCGGTGACCGCCATGCGACTGTCCTATGTGGGCGAACTCGGCTGGGAGATCTACACCGAGGCCGACAACGGGCAACGGCTGTGGGACGCGCTGTGGGCCGCCGGGCGCGGGCTGGGCGTGATCGCGGCCGGGCGGGCGGCGTTCAACAGCCTCCGGCTGGAGAAGGGCTACCGGCTGTGGGGCACGGACATGACCACGGAACACGACCCGTACGAGGCCGGGGTCGGTTTCGCGGTCCGGCCCGCGAAGGGTGCTTTTGCCGGCCGGGAAGCGATCGACGGGCGCAGTGAAGAAACGGCGACGCGGCGGTTGCGCTGCCTGACCGTGGACGACGGCCGGACCGTGGTGCTCGGCAAAGAGCCGGTGTTCTGCGGCGGTGTGCCGGCCGGATACGTGACCAGCGCGGCGTACGGCTACACGATCGGGCGGCCGATCGCCTACGCGTGGCTCCCGGCCACCGTCGGCATCGGTGACGGGGTCGAGATCGAGTACTTCGGCCGCCGGGTCGCGGCGACGGTGGCGGCCGAGCCGCTCGTCGACCCCGGCATGGCGCGGATCCGGCGCTGACCCGGTTTTCGACCCGGTACTGAGAGGAGTGATGGGCGTGCGTGACCTGATCATGAGCGACTTCCTGAAGAACCTGGCGGTCCCGGGGCCCGCCCCGAGCGGCGGTGCGGTGGCGGCAGTGGGCGTGGCGCAGGCCGCGGCCTTGCTCGCCCGGGTGGCCGGTGCCGACCGCGAGCTGTGTGCCGAGGCCGAACTGTTGCGGATGCACGCCCTTCGCTTGGCGGAGAAGGACGCCCACGCCGTCGGCCGGTTCGCCCCGTTCGCGGGCCCGGTGACGGGTGGGGCTGCCGGGGCGCTCGCGGCCGGTGAGGCTGCCGCCCCGCTCAGGGGCCGGGCAGCCGGTGGGGATCCCTCGGCCGCGGTTGCGGGCGGTGCCCCGGCCGCGAGCGGTGCGGGTGCGGCGGCGCTCGCCGCTTGCCTGCCCGCCGCCGACGTGATCGCCGCGGCCGCCGAGGCGGTGGCACTGGCCGAGCGGCTGCTGCCGGGGTCCGGGCTGTCGGGTGGAGTGCCGTCGAG
This genomic interval carries:
- a CDS encoding sarcosine oxidase subunit gamma codes for the protein MTAEILRRAPLGDAALPAVLGAEERPFLTQLTLRVREGHEAVGAVLGVPLPLAPCTFASGTGDFGAVDVLWLGPDEYLVLAAPGVAGLEPAVRAAIGVGAVTDVSAQRTTVALSGPAVRDVLAHGCSIDLHPKAAPPGTCVQTLLARTGVILLVRGDDEYTVLVRQSFAAYFAAWLADAALEYREQT
- a CDS encoding GcvT family protein, with the translated sequence MTRVVIIGAGIVGANLADELTARGWTDVTVLDQGPLPLTGGSTSHAPGLVFQTNASKAMTEFASYTVEKLRSLEVDGLPCFNQVGGMEVASTPARWHDLKRKQGWATSWGVEARLIDAAECVERWPLLDGSSVLGALYVPTDGLAKASRAVVALARRAESRGARFVGSTRVTGVRQSGGRVTGVETDQGEFAADVVVSCAGFWGREIGAMVGLDVPLLPLAHQYAKTGQIAELIGRNTEAGEASLPILRHQDQDLYFREHVDRIGIGSYAHRPMPVEPLAASAEVTESSMPSMLPFTEEDFAPSWEEGRLLLPALRQAKVEEGFNGIFSFTPDGQSLVGESTEVRGFWVAEAIWVTHSAGIAKAVAEQLVHGRSETDLHELDLHRFEDVQLAPEYVSETSQQNFVEIYDVLHPLQPKLSPRNLRVSPFHARQRELGAVFLEAAGWERPHWFEANAPLLKQLPHDYLPPARDSWAAQFHSPIAAAEAWHTRNGVALYDMTPLKRVEVSGPGALDFLQRLTTNQLDKSVGSVTYTLMLDEAGGVRSDVTVARLEPDVFQVGINGNIDVAYFRSLLPADVRVRDITGATCCIGVWGPLARDLVQPLSREDFSHTGLKYFRARKARIAGVPVTAMRLSYVGELGWEIYTEADNGQRLWDALWAAGRGLGVIAAGRAAFNSLRLEKGYRLWGTDMTTEHDPYEAGVGFAVRPAKGAFAGREAIDGRSEETATRRLRCLTVDDGRTVVLGKEPVFCGGVPAGYVTSAAYGYTIGRPIAYAWLPATVGIGDGVEIEYFGRRVAATVAAEPLVDPGMARIRR
- the purU gene encoding formyltetrahydrofolate deformylase → MTQHFTLTLRCPERSGIVHAVTTFLVGRGCDIVEHQQFDDDVRGSLFLRTAFSCSESTVDDLTRAFAPVAGEFGMEFQFSGAEPDRVLVMVSKFGHCLNDLLFRWRAGSLGAEIALVVSNHEDLRPMAEAAGVPFAHVPVTPATKAEAEQRLLDLVGEHSIDLVVLARYMQVLSDELCAKLQGRAINIHHSFLPGFKGAKPYHQAYDRGVKYVGATAHYVTPALDEGPIIEQEVQRVDHTHSPRALVTVGRDAEALALSRAVRWHCERRVLLNGNSTVVFR